The DNA sequence GGTGAGCACTTCTGgcatgaatcacaatttcggaCTTTGTTTATGCAGTCCGACCTCAACGTCGGCCAGTAATAACCTGCACGTAAGATTTTTGATGTTAGGCTTCTGCTTCCTATGTGATGCCCGCagatgccttcgtggacttcatCTATTGTTGTTCTGGTGTCCTCTCCTGCAAGGCATTTGAGCAGAGGTCTAGGGAAGCCACGTTTGTATAGCTCGTCTCTTATCATTGTAAACTTGGTTGCTTTCCTTTTGAAAGACCTCGGATCGCCTTCTGGTACTATCCCTGTTCTTAGATACTGTATTACGGGAGTCCGCCAATCTTCTCCCTGCGACATACTCAACACATACTGCATGTCTAGACTAGGTTTTGTTAGCGTGAGATGTGCCAAATTTTCTAATTGTTGGTCTTCCCTATAGGTCGCTAATTTTGATAGTATATCTGCCCTACCATTTTTCTCCCGTGGTATATGGACTATTTCGAACTTATGAAAGTATGTTATCATGTTTTGGACcatatgtaaatatttttctaatagGGGATCTTTGGTTTGGAAATTACCTGTTACTTGTTGTACCACGAGTAAGGAATCACAGTATACCTGTAAGTTTGGCACCTGAATTTCTTTTGCTAGTCTTAGTCCTACTAGTAAGGCCTCGTactcggcttggttatttgttGCTTGGAACATGAACTTGATCGATTGTTTTGCATATACTCCTTTTTTGTCTTTTAGTAGTATGCCTGCTCCGCATCTGTTATCATTGGATGCGCCGTCTACGTATAGCTCCCATGAATCAGGTTCCTCTATTGTGCTTGTGAACTCTGAGATGAAATCGGCTAGGACTTGTGCCCTGGGGGATCCCCTGGATTTATAGGTGATGTCAAATTCTGATAGCTCTACCGACCACTTTGTGAGTCTTCCTGCTTGGTCGGGTTTTGCTAGGATTTGTCTGAGTGGCTTATTGGTCCGAACTATAATTCGGTTGCCTTGAAAATAGTGTCGCAATCTCTGAGCTGTGATGATAAGTCCAAATGCTAATTTTTCTATCATCGAGTACTTTGTTTCAGCGCCCTGCAAGACTTTGCTTACAAAGTACACTGGGTGTTGTTCTTTTTCGTTCTCTGTTACAAGTACCGAACTTATTGCGTTAgttgaaattgaaagaaataGGTGTAATGGCTTACCTTGTTCCGGCTTTTTTAGTACAGGTGGTGATCCTAAGGtatttttgaatcttttgaAGGCCTCTTCACATTCCTCTGTCCAAGTGAATTGATTCGATTTCTTTAGTGTGTTGAAGAAGTGGTACGATTTTTCTGCTGCAACTGGTAAGAATCTAGAAAGGGCTGCTAACCGACCTGTGAGCTGTTGCACTTCTTTCTTGTTCTGAGGGGATTGCATATTGATTACTGCGAGGCATTTTTTGGGATTTGCTTCTATTCCTCTGTTGGTTAGTAAAAATCTGAGGAATTTCCCGCCTTGTACTCCGAACGCACATTTTTCCTGGTTCAATCTTATGTTATGCTTTCTGAGTTGTCCGAATATCTCGCTGAGGTCgtttttatgttgttcttgtgagtttGATTTCACCACCATGTTGTCTACGTATATTTCGATGTTTCTTCCAATCTGGTTCTAGAAGACTTTGTCCATTAGGCGTTGATATGTTGCTCCTGCGTTCTTTAGTCCGAAAGGCATGACTTTGTAACAAAAACTTCCTTGATCGGTAACGAATGCTATCTTTTCCTCATCTCCGGGGTGCATGAGAATTTGATTATAGCCTGAATAAGTGTCCATGAAACTGAGTATTGGGAAACCTGATGTGTCGTCTACTAACCTGTCTATGTTGGGGAGTGGGTACCCATCTTTAGGGCATGCTTTGTTTAAGTCGGTGAAGTCTACGCACATGCGCCATTTTCCCGAGCTTTTTCGTACCATCACGACATTTGCCAGCCATGCTGAAAATCGAATCTCTCAAATGAATCCTGCTTCTAAGAGTTTTTTGGTCTCTGCTTCTGCAGCCTTTCTTCTTTCATTGCCTAAGTTTCTCTTCTTTTGTCGTATAGGTCGGACGCTGGGGTTGACGGCCAATTTGTGGCAGATGAAATTAGGATTGATGCCAGGCATATCTGCTGGTATCCATGCAAAAAGGTCGGTATTTTCCTTTAACAGCGTGACAAGGTCGGCCTTCTGTCCTGTAGTGAATGCAGAGCCTATGTTAGTAAATTGTTCGTCTTGATTTAGCCTTACCTTTTCGAGGTCGTCTGTTAGTGTAGGTCGACTATCGTCACTTCGGGGATCAAGTTCGTCCATGGTTGGTATATTTTCCGAGTTATATACCATATGGATCCGAGGTGTCTCCCCATTCTTTGTTGACTTGAGGCTTGCATTGTAGCACTGCCTTGCCTCTTTGTGATCTGCGTATACTGTTCCCACTATGTTATCCTGCAATGGAAATTTTACACAAAGATGAACAGTTGAAATAATTGCTCCAAAAGCCTTTAGCGATGGACGCCCTAAAATGATGTTATAAGGGCTAGGGCAGTCAACCACTAAGAATTGGATGTCTAGTGTTTTGTTATTTGGTGGTTCTCCAATTGTTGTTCTTAACCAGATATACCCTGATACCGATACCTTTTCCCCGGAGAAGCCTACCAATTCTCCGGGCGATGGTTGTAGTGCCTTGTCACTGAAATGCATTTTCTTGAATGTTGAATAGAACAGGACGTCGGCGCTGCTTCCTGGGTCGAGTAGGACTTTTTTCACTGTTAACTCCCCCATTTGGACTGAGATGACGACCGGGTCGTCTAGGTTTGGGCAATTTGTTTTGAAGTCGGCCATGCTGAAGTCAATGCGAGAGGTCGGAATCGATGCTTGTCTTGCTGGCCAGGAGCCTACCATCGTCATCATTGCCCTGTAACTCCTATTCCTGGCTGAGGTGGTAGTCCTACCGCCGGCAAAGCCTCCTGAAATGTAGTTAATTATGCCTTTGGATGGGGGTGTTTCGACCTGCTTTTGTTTGCTTTTCCTATCTGTTTCATGTTGTTTTCTCGCTGAGACGTACTTGTCTAGGAGCCCCTGTCTCGCCAATCTTTCCAGTTGCCATTACACATTCGTCTGTTGTATGTCTAAACTTCTGGTGGAAGGCGCAGTGCTTGCTTTTGTCAACATATTTCTGATCTTGGTATGATCCTGCTCTGACTGGTGGTCTAATCAGTTTGTTATGCAGAATCTCCTTGATTATATCTTCTCATTTCGTATTGAATTTTGTATACGAATCATATTTCGGTGCTAGCTTGAACGGTTTTCTCGGATATTTGCTTGTGGACCGTTGTGacctctattcttcttttctaaCCGGCTTTTCGCTTTTACGGGCTTCCCTGAGCTCTTCAATCTCAATCTGACCCTGGGCTTTTTCCTGGAACTCCTCCAGTGTTTTCGGCTTTGCTACTGCGATTGCCTCATGGAATTTTCCGGGGCGAAGGCCGCTTTTGATGGCATGGAGTTGCACCTCGGGGTTAAGATCTGGAATTTGCATAGCCGCTTCTGTGAACCGCATTATGTAGTCCTTTAAGCTCTCGTGTTGTCCTTGTTTGATCGTGCTGAGGTAATCTGAGTCTCGCACGTAGATCTTAGACGCTGCAAAATGATTTATAAACAGCTTGGCAAACTCGTCAAAGCCTGTTATTGGTCCTGCAGGTAAGTTAGAGAACCATAATAAAGCAGCTCCATCTAAGAATGTGGGAAAAGACCGGCACAAGATGGGATCGGAGTCGCTGTTTAATAACATTATAGATTCAAATTTTGTAATGTGGATTTTAGGGTCTCCGATCCCCTTGTACGGCGTCAAGGTCATTGGAAGGGTAAAGTTTTTAGGCATTTTAAAACTCATTATTTCTTCTGAAAAG is a window from the Arachis stenosperma cultivar V10309 chromosome 3, arast.V10309.gnm1.PFL2, whole genome shotgun sequence genome containing:
- the LOC130966309 gene encoding uncharacterized protein LOC130966309; this encodes MTERSVTPSTNPTNGDLLAANAALLAENERMAELLAAMQNNDKRKANKKANTDQHEEHQSESNAKTAETNSGTARRRISPFSEEIMSFKMPKNFTLPMTLTPYKGIGDPKIHITKFESIMLLNSDSDPILCRSFPTFLDGAALLWFSNLPAGPITGFDEFAKLFINHFAASKIYVRDSDYLSTIKQGQHESLKDYIMRFTEAAMQIPDLNPEVQLHAIKSGLRPGKFHEAIAVAKPKTLEEFQEKAQGQIEIEELREAHIIKEILHNKLIRPPVRAGSYQDQKYVDKSKHCAFHQKFRHTTDECVMATGKIGETGAPRQVRLSEKTT